In Pseudomonas sp. ADAK18, a single window of DNA contains:
- the aguA gene encoding agmatine deiminase, translating into MTTLHSTPRADGFYMPAEWAPQTQAWMVWPERPDNWRLGGKPAQAAHVAVAKAIARFEPVTVAVSAGQYENARARLDMPNIRLVEMSSDDAWVRDTGPTFVINNSGEVRGVNWDFNAWGGFDGGLYSPWNRDAQVGGKILEIERSPRYRTEGFVLEGGSIHVDGEGTLITTEECLLNRNRNPHLNRGEIEAVLSANLAVDKIIWLPDGLFNDETDGHVDNFCCYVRPGVVLLAWTDDPQDPNYARCHAAMDVLQSSTDAQGRSFTVHKMPIPGPLYATEEECAGVDPVDGTQERNPTVRLAGSYVNFLIVNGGIIAPSFDDPLDSRAKEILQGLFPQHEVVMVPGRELLLGGGNIHCLTQQQPAPHKN; encoded by the coding sequence ATGACCACCTTGCACAGCACGCCTCGCGCCGACGGTTTCTACATGCCGGCCGAGTGGGCGCCACAGACCCAGGCCTGGATGGTCTGGCCCGAGCGTCCGGACAACTGGCGCCTGGGTGGCAAGCCGGCGCAGGCTGCTCACGTAGCGGTGGCCAAGGCCATCGCGCGTTTTGAACCGGTGACGGTGGCGGTTTCGGCGGGGCAGTACGAAAACGCGCGGGCGCGTCTGGACATGCCGAATATTCGCTTGGTCGAGATGTCCAGCGACGATGCGTGGGTACGTGACACCGGGCCGACCTTCGTGATCAATAACAGCGGTGAAGTCCGTGGTGTGAACTGGGACTTCAACGCCTGGGGCGGTTTTGACGGTGGCCTGTATTCACCGTGGAACCGTGATGCCCAGGTGGGCGGCAAGATCCTTGAGATCGAGCGCAGCCCGCGTTATCGCACAGAGGGTTTTGTACTGGAAGGCGGCTCGATTCACGTCGATGGCGAAGGCACCCTGATCACCACCGAAGAATGCCTGCTTAACCGCAATCGCAACCCGCACCTGAATCGCGGCGAGATTGAAGCCGTGCTCAGCGCCAATCTGGCTGTGGATAAGATCATCTGGCTGCCGGACGGTCTGTTCAACGACGAAACTGATGGTCATGTGGATAACTTCTGCTGCTACGTGCGCCCCGGTGTTGTGTTGCTGGCCTGGACCGACGATCCGCAAGACCCGAACTACGCTCGTTGCCACGCTGCCATGGACGTCCTGCAAAGCAGCACCGACGCCCAGGGCCGCTCGTTCACAGTGCATAAAATGCCGATCCCGGGGCCGCTGTACGCCACCGAGGAAGAGTGTGCCGGTGTCGATCCGGTGGACGGCACCCAGGAGCGCAACCCGACCGTGCGGTTGGCCGGTTCCTACGTCAACTTCCTGATCGTCAACGGCGGCATCATTGCGCCGAGTTTCGACGACCCGCTGGACAGCCGTGCCAAGGAAATCCTCCAGGGCCTGTTCCCGCAGCACGAAGTGGTGATGGTGCCTGGCCGTGAGCTGTTACTGGGGGGCGGCAATATTCATTGCCTGACCCAACAACAGCCGGCACCGCACAAAAACTGA
- a CDS encoding TonB-dependent siderophore receptor yields MPALRLTPITLGLSVLLSAGFASAATTLPETSISAEADEDDPRVKDTTTATRTATPVRYVPQAIDSVKTENLSSYGTNDLGQALSGIPNVSSGADTRFDSLRIRGFDASNDFYLDGVRDDSQYVRDLHNIERIEVLKGPAAVLYGRGGQGGIVNRVSKLPQAGHASSIEAQGGSNDLRSLYADLSTDPTDNISLRLNMGNQDNNSFRDGVSGNRQLFAPSMSWQLTPDLNWLVQYEYSRYNRTPDRGIPGINGRPGDVGRDTTYGDKRDYIDDKSQSLRSKLAYELNDNWQLRHTLSVFKLDSDFDNTYVVSFDPKTNKVGRQRWQQDLTTRNLFNNVELEGSFSTFGLEHRLLTGVELGDQRRDPKLYRAPLNAVPSLDAYNPDRNLRHTGRLPAFSNSHTEAKSQGLYVQDQLRLNDQWQLLAGLRYDRFDVESTNKLINASEQVVSHSTSPRVGVVWTPLEHHSFYASWSKTFSPTGGGLIGITPNASGNANDLSPELTRQKEIGVKSDWLDDRFSTTLAVYELELYNRRTRDPLDPTITLLSGEQRSRGVELTATGKIVGNWYMRGGIGLQDAKVVKDNNGFEGKRINDVAKRNASLFVTWKPEMGWYAETGLTLVGDRYADNANTVVLPGYGRWDALAGFRQKEWDVRAALNNINDKTYYASATSAAQIQVGEPRSLVVTGTYSF; encoded by the coding sequence ATGCCTGCCCTTCGCCTGACGCCCATCACCCTTGGGCTTTCTGTTCTGCTGTCCGCCGGATTTGCCAGCGCGGCGACCACATTGCCCGAAACCTCCATCAGCGCCGAAGCCGATGAAGACGATCCACGCGTCAAGGACACCACCACCGCCACCCGCACCGCGACGCCCGTGCGCTATGTGCCTCAAGCGATCGACTCGGTGAAAACCGAAAACCTCAGTTCCTACGGTACCAATGACCTTGGCCAGGCCTTGAGCGGCATTCCCAACGTCAGCAGCGGCGCCGACACGCGCTTCGACAGCCTGCGTATCCGCGGCTTCGACGCCAGCAACGACTTCTATCTGGACGGCGTGCGCGACGACAGCCAGTACGTGCGCGACCTGCATAACATCGAACGCATCGAAGTGCTCAAAGGCCCGGCAGCCGTGCTGTACGGGCGCGGCGGCCAAGGCGGTATCGTCAATCGCGTGAGCAAACTGCCTCAGGCCGGCCACGCTTCCAGCATCGAAGCCCAAGGCGGCAGCAATGATTTGCGCAGCCTGTACGCCGACCTCAGCACCGATCCCACCGATAACATCAGCCTGCGCCTGAACATGGGCAACCAGGACAACAACAGCTTTCGCGATGGCGTCAGCGGTAACCGCCAACTGTTCGCACCGTCCATGAGCTGGCAGCTGACCCCGGACCTGAACTGGTTGGTGCAGTACGAATACAGTCGCTACAACCGCACACCGGACCGCGGCATTCCCGGGATCAACGGCCGGCCTGGAGATGTCGGGCGCGACACTACCTATGGCGACAAGCGCGACTATATCGACGACAAGTCCCAGTCCCTGCGCTCCAAACTCGCCTACGAGCTCAATGACAACTGGCAACTGCGCCACACCCTCAGCGTGTTCAAGCTCGACAGCGATTTCGACAACACCTACGTGGTCAGCTTCGATCCCAAGACCAACAAGGTCGGGCGCCAACGCTGGCAGCAGGACCTGACCACCCGCAACCTCTTCAACAACGTCGAGCTGGAAGGCAGCTTCAGCACCTTTGGCCTGGAACACCGTCTGTTGACCGGCGTGGAGCTGGGCGACCAGCGCCGCGACCCAAAACTCTATCGCGCGCCGCTCAATGCCGTGCCGAGCCTGGATGCGTACAACCCCGACCGGAATTTGCGCCACACCGGTCGCCTGCCCGCGTTCAGCAACAGCCACACCGAAGCGAAAAGCCAGGGCCTGTATGTGCAGGACCAACTGCGCCTCAATGACCAGTGGCAACTGCTCGCCGGTTTGCGTTATGACCGCTTCGACGTGGAGTCCACCAACAAGCTGATCAACGCGTCGGAGCAAGTGGTCAGCCACAGCACCAGCCCACGGGTGGGCGTGGTCTGGACCCCACTGGAACATCACTCGTTCTACGCCTCCTGGAGCAAGACCTTTTCCCCTACCGGCGGCGGCTTGATCGGCATCACCCCCAACGCCAGCGGCAACGCCAATGACCTGAGCCCCGAGCTGACCCGGCAGAAAGAAATCGGCGTAAAAAGCGACTGGCTTGATGACCGTTTCAGCACCACCCTGGCGGTGTACGAACTGGAACTCTACAACCGTCGCACCCGCGATCCGCTGGACCCGACCATCACCCTGCTCAGCGGTGAGCAACGTTCTCGCGGTGTAGAACTGACCGCCACCGGGAAAATCGTTGGCAACTGGTACATGCGCGGTGGCATTGGCCTGCAGGACGCCAAGGTCGTAAAAGACAACAACGGTTTTGAAGGCAAACGCATCAATGATGTGGCCAAGCGCAACGCCAGCCTGTTCGTCACCTGGAAACCGGAAATGGGCTGGTACGCAGAAACCGGGCTGACCCTGGTAGGCGATCGTTATGCCGATAACGCCAATACCGTGGTGCTACCCGGTTATGGCCGCTGGGACGCGCTGGCCGGGTTCCGGCAGAAGGAATGGGATGTACGGGCAGCGCTGAACAATATCAACGACAAGACGTACTACGCGTCGGCAACCAGTGCTGCACAGATTCAAGTAGGCGAGCCGCGTAGTTTGGTGGTGACGGGGACTTATAGTTTCTAA
- a CDS encoding DsbA family protein encodes MSAVTLHYIYDPLCGWCYGAKPLLHAAQQVLPVQLHGGGMMTGNNRQAVSPQLRDYVIPHDRRIAEYTGQPFGEAYFEGLLRDHTAVFDSAPPTAAVLAAEQLEGRGLELLGRLQTAHYVEGQRIADQDVLWALAESIGFEPQAFETAFTQNFGPQTDAHIKDSRQWLAKVGGQGFPTLALEQDGHLTLLDISPWLGKPEAFAAWLGQTVAGSARSGASSPLSCDVNGCAGPAIP; translated from the coding sequence ATGTCGGCCGTCACACTGCATTACATCTACGACCCACTGTGCGGCTGGTGCTACGGCGCCAAGCCGCTGCTGCACGCTGCGCAACAGGTATTACCGGTCCAATTGCATGGCGGCGGCATGATGACCGGCAACAATCGCCAGGCGGTGTCGCCGCAACTGCGCGACTATGTAATACCCCACGACCGACGCATTGCCGAGTACACCGGCCAGCCTTTTGGCGAGGCTTATTTTGAAGGCTTGCTGCGCGACCACACTGCTGTTTTCGACTCGGCTCCGCCCACCGCTGCCGTCTTGGCAGCAGAACAACTGGAGGGTCGCGGCCTGGAATTGCTGGGGCGTTTACAAACCGCTCACTACGTCGAAGGCCAGCGGATCGCGGATCAGGACGTGCTGTGGGCACTGGCCGAATCCATCGGCTTTGAACCCCAGGCGTTCGAAACAGCCTTCACACAAAACTTCGGCCCACAGACTGACGCTCACATAAAGGACAGCCGCCAATGGTTGGCCAAAGTCGGCGGCCAGGGCTTTCCCACTTTGGCCCTTGAGCAGGACGGCCACCTCACTCTGCTGGACATCAGCCCTTGGCTCGGCAAGCCTGAAGCGTTTGCCGCATGGCTGGGTCAAACGGTCGCTGGTTCGGCCAGGAGTGGTGCGTCGAGCCCTCTGTCCTGCGATGTGAACGGCTGTGCAGGTCCGGCGATTCCGTGA
- a CDS encoding OprD family porin, which yields MLNKRMGLIALGILSATQAMADDQADSKGFVEDSHLNIAARNAYISRDYKNGKQDKAEWGQGFIGKFESGFTQGTVGVGVDVIGQYAIRLDGGKGKSGAGGIDFFKQGDSGEAASDLAKGGAAVKFRLSNTVLKYGEQMPAVPVLQYDNSRLLSETYTGTSIVSKEIAGLQLDAGHFTKEARKSAEGSDSGGLKSIDYIGGSYKFTESLSAALYASNMQDVLKKQYVNVNYVLALPEKQSLTFDFNGYKTKLDRSFALENQGDADARDNKIWSLAATWAFGPHSLTLAHQRSTGDTGYLYGGYRNAGGVGDGGNTILLANSYWSDFNGKDERSWQAGYGLDFGAFGVPGLTYNIAYVRGTNIDDGSGRGDGTEREIFNQFKYVVQSGPAKDLSLRARASWLRVSNNASNYNVGGNEIRLFADYPINVF from the coding sequence ATGTTGAATAAACGGATGGGTCTGATCGCTCTGGGGATTTTGAGCGCAACTCAGGCAATGGCTGACGATCAAGCAGACTCCAAGGGTTTTGTTGAAGACAGTCACCTGAACATCGCGGCGCGTAATGCTTACATCAGCCGCGACTACAAAAATGGCAAGCAAGACAAAGCCGAATGGGGCCAGGGCTTCATCGGTAAATTCGAATCCGGCTTCACCCAAGGCACTGTCGGTGTAGGTGTGGACGTGATCGGCCAATACGCTATTCGTCTGGATGGCGGTAAAGGTAAAAGCGGCGCTGGCGGTATCGACTTCTTCAAGCAAGGCGACAGCGGCGAAGCAGCCAGCGACTTGGCCAAGGGCGGCGCAGCCGTCAAGTTCCGCCTCTCCAACACCGTGCTCAAGTACGGTGAGCAGATGCCAGCCGTGCCGGTCCTGCAGTACGACAACTCCCGTCTGTTGTCGGAAACCTACACCGGTACCTCGATCGTTTCCAAAGAGATCGCCGGCCTGCAACTGGACGCTGGTCACTTCACCAAGGAAGCGCGCAAGAGCGCCGAAGGTTCTGACAGCGGCGGCCTGAAAAGCATCGACTACATTGGTGGTAGCTACAAATTCACCGAAAGCCTGTCGGCTGCGCTCTACGCCTCCAACATGCAGGACGTGCTGAAGAAGCAATACGTCAACGTCAACTACGTACTGGCCCTGCCAGAGAAACAATCGTTGACCTTTGACTTCAACGGCTACAAAACCAAACTGGACCGCAGCTTCGCCCTGGAAAACCAAGGTGATGCCGACGCCCGTGACAACAAGATCTGGAGCCTGGCCGCCACATGGGCCTTCGGTCCACACAGCCTGACCCTGGCCCACCAGCGCAGTACCGGTGACACCGGTTACCTGTACGGTGGCTACCGCAACGCTGGCGGTGTTGGTGACGGTGGTAACACCATCCTGTTGGCCAACTCCTACTGGTCTGACTTCAACGGCAAGGACGAGCGCTCCTGGCAGGCAGGTTACGGCCTGGACTTCGGCGCCTTCGGTGTACCTGGCCTGACGTACAACATCGCTTACGTGCGCGGCACCAACATTGACGACGGCAGCGGCCGCGGCGATGGCACCGAGCGTGAGATCTTCAACCAGTTCAAATACGTGGTACAGAGCGGCCCGGCCAAAGACCTGAGCCTGCGTGCCCGTGCGTCTTGGTTGCGCGTCTCCAACAACGCCAGCAACTACAACGTTGGCGGTAACGAAATCCGTCTGTTCGCGGACTACCCGATCAACGTTTTCTAA
- a CDS encoding M48 family metallopeptidase encodes MNALKLILLLIVFPLLLAATGGWEWQRAVDRALKLSEFEANLEIARPQLRALVAQNPMTPITVNGEKLSAQLVLSRMDKAADETGTAHRVNSALQLLAKWVIGMGLLAALIGAAALGATHWAGAQARKSRQALLQVFSLGSRLLPYVLVGQAIALAATVALLLAYEGLGFWHIGRLSNGEVKIMAVAGVIAAFCLYSMWLLLRQLRWMLTMFEPTPISMFGQVVTPQQAPGLWRHVNELANTLGALPPDHIVVSLTEGFYVTSSDATVLPAETALRGRTLHLPLLYLGVLSREEIVAVIGHELAHFVGEDTEYSLRFLPIYDGVNRSLGALAQAMLASDAIQGRLMRPSFLFGVFFMERFHHTVSHWSRQRELLADATGSRLAGNAAAASALVRVSAINPQVDRLLRAHLDATHAAIDDLPAAVLNELQRCELELPPEALEIHLPHPTDSHPSNGERIRALYVAPEDAVRSGTRPVDALAAGVALDAYFSAPLALRQQLSRDLKAEVAWQEEAHSQVLESLAESVKGEQSLHEGGRRRAIVTGVLALPFIVLGLWMMTRPWLAPEKVKGTPLSTLGAGAAIAGFALIFLWLAIRRFKRAPQTALRLTPEHFVFANLAQPLPIEHIASVGLQAINGLWVIVQLTPEAPLPALRKSAFGVPGARLNKKKHQVLLFMAQFCIDNKRLTSHATLELIYDYLNAAHARNALQARHE; translated from the coding sequence ATGAACGCCCTCAAGTTGATCCTCCTGCTGATCGTCTTTCCATTGCTGCTGGCCGCCACCGGTGGCTGGGAGTGGCAGCGTGCCGTCGACAGGGCGCTCAAACTCAGCGAGTTCGAGGCCAACCTGGAAATAGCCAGGCCACAGTTGCGGGCGTTAGTGGCGCAAAACCCGATGACCCCGATCACGGTCAATGGCGAAAAGCTCAGTGCGCAGTTGGTGTTGTCGCGCATGGACAAGGCCGCCGATGAGACCGGCACCGCGCACCGCGTCAACAGCGCCTTGCAGCTCCTCGCCAAGTGGGTGATCGGTATGGGTTTGCTGGCAGCCTTGATTGGCGCGGCGGCACTGGGCGCAACCCACTGGGCCGGTGCGCAGGCGCGCAAATCCCGGCAAGCGTTGTTGCAGGTTTTTTCCCTGGGCAGCCGCTTGCTGCCCTACGTGCTGGTCGGCCAGGCGATCGCCCTGGCTGCGACGGTTGCCCTGTTGCTGGCCTACGAAGGCCTGGGGTTTTGGCACATCGGTCGGCTGTCCAATGGCGAGGTCAAGATCATGGCGGTGGCCGGGGTGATCGCGGCCTTTTGCCTGTACTCGATGTGGTTACTGCTGCGGCAGTTGCGCTGGATGCTGACGATGTTCGAGCCGACGCCAATCTCGATGTTTGGCCAAGTGGTGACGCCACAACAGGCGCCTGGTCTGTGGCGCCATGTGAACGAACTGGCGAACACACTCGGTGCATTGCCACCGGACCATATCGTGGTGAGCCTGACAGAAGGCTTTTACGTGACCTCCAGCGACGCCACCGTCCTGCCAGCCGAAACCGCCTTGCGCGGCCGAACCTTGCATCTGCCGCTGCTGTATCTGGGGGTGTTGAGCCGGGAGGAAATCGTCGCGGTGATTGGCCATGAGCTGGCGCATTTTGTGGGCGAAGACACCGAGTACAGCCTGCGTTTTCTGCCGATCTACGACGGGGTCAACCGCAGCCTCGGCGCGCTGGCCCAAGCCATGCTGGCCAGCGATGCGATTCAGGGCCGGCTGATGAGGCCTTCCTTCCTGTTCGGCGTGTTTTTCATGGAGCGCTTCCATCATACGGTCAGCCACTGGAGCCGCCAACGCGAGCTGCTCGCCGATGCCACGGGTAGCCGGTTGGCGGGCAACGCGGCGGCCGCTTCGGCGCTGGTGCGAGTGTCGGCGATTAATCCACAGGTGGATCGTTTGTTGCGGGCGCACCTTGATGCAACCCACGCTGCCATCGACGACCTGCCGGCAGCGGTACTCAATGAACTGCAACGGTGCGAACTGGAACTGCCACCTGAAGCGCTGGAGATTCACCTGCCACATCCTACCGACTCGCATCCGTCCAACGGCGAGCGGATACGAGCGCTGTACGTGGCGCCGGAAGATGCAGTACGCAGTGGCACCCGGCCGGTGGACGCCTTGGCCGCTGGTGTGGCATTGGATGCGTATTTCTCCGCCCCCCTGGCGCTGCGTCAGCAACTGTCCCGTGACCTGAAGGCTGAGGTGGCGTGGCAGGAGGAAGCACACTCTCAAGTCCTTGAGTCCTTGGCGGAGTCGGTCAAAGGCGAACAGTCCTTGCATGAAGGTGGGCGCCGACGTGCGATCGTTACGGGCGTACTGGCGTTGCCGTTTATTGTGCTGGGGCTGTGGATGATGACTCGTCCCTGGTTGGCCCCGGAAAAAGTGAAGGGCACGCCGTTATCCACACTGGGTGCAGGTGCGGCCATCGCAGGTTTCGCGTTGATCTTTCTGTGGCTCGCCATCCGGCGATTCAAGCGTGCGCCGCAGACCGCGCTGCGCCTAACGCCGGAGCATTTTGTGTTTGCCAACCTGGCGCAACCGTTGCCCATCGAGCACATCGCCAGTGTCGGGCTGCAAGCCATCAATGGCCTGTGGGTGATCGTGCAATTGACACCGGAGGCGCCTTTGCCCGCACTGCGTAAAAGCGCGTTCGGTGTGCCCGGCGCCAGGCTCAACAAGAAGAAGCATCAGGTGTTGTTGTTCATGGCGCAGTTCTGCATCGACAACAAGCGCCTCACGTCACACGCGACGCTGGAGCTGATCTACGACTACCTGAACGCGGCCCATGCCCGAAACGCTTTGCAGGCGCGCCACGAATAG
- a CDS encoding 4-oxalocrotonate tautomerase family protein yields MPFVSLRITRDGVTPEQKAQVIAEFTETLERVLNKRPDLTHIVIEEVDTDNWGYAGITTTEYRKQIAQD; encoded by the coding sequence ATGCCCTTTGTCAGCCTGCGCATTACCCGCGACGGCGTTACCCCGGAGCAGAAAGCCCAGGTGATCGCCGAGTTCACCGAAACCCTGGAGCGGGTCCTCAACAAACGCCCGGACCTGACCCACATCGTGATCGAAGAAGTCGACACCGATAACTGGGGCTACGCCGGCATCACCACCACCGAATACCGCAAACAGATCGCCCAAGACTGA
- a CDS encoding SDR family NAD(P)-dependent oxidoreductase, with protein sequence MSHSNKVVVITGASQGIGAALVRAYRELDYRVVATSRSIKLSTDPDILTVAGDIADPATAERVIREGVARFGRIDSLVNNAGIFLAKPFTAYTHEDYVNVLAVNLNGFFYITQRAITEMEKVGAGHIVNITTSLVDHAIEGVPSVLASLTKGGLNAATKSLAIEYAKRGIRVNAVSPGIIKTPMHGEETHAALGQLHPVGHMGEVSDIAQAIVYLESAGFVTGEILHVDGGQSAGH encoded by the coding sequence ATGAGCCACTCAAACAAAGTCGTCGTGATTACCGGCGCATCCCAAGGTATCGGCGCGGCGCTGGTGCGGGCCTACCGTGAGCTGGATTACCGGGTGGTCGCCACCTCCCGTTCGATCAAACTGTCCACTGACCCGGACATCCTCACCGTCGCCGGTGATATCGCCGACCCAGCCACCGCCGAGCGTGTGATCCGCGAAGGTGTGGCCCGTTTTGGGCGCATCGACAGCCTGGTCAACAACGCCGGGATCTTCCTGGCCAAGCCGTTCACTGCCTATACCCACGAGGACTACGTCAACGTGCTGGCGGTGAATTTGAACGGGTTTTTCTACATCACCCAGCGGGCGATTACCGAGATGGAAAAGGTGGGCGCCGGCCACATCGTCAACATCACCACCAGCCTGGTGGACCACGCCATTGAGGGTGTGCCGTCGGTGCTGGCGTCGTTGACCAAGGGCGGGCTGAACGCCGCAACCAAATCCCTGGCGATTGAATACGCCAAGCGCGGGATTCGGGTGAATGCGGTCAGCCCCGGGATTATCAAGACGCCGATGCATGGCGAAGAAACTCATGCGGCGCTGGGACAGTTACACCCGGTTGGGCACATGGGCGAAGTCAGTGATATCGCCCAGGCGATTGTGTACCTGGAGTCCGCCGGCTTTGTCACCGGCGAAATTCTCCATGTGGACGGCGGCCAAAGCGCGGGGCACTAA
- a CDS encoding M48 family metallopeptidase — translation MKGYRLAASLLVCAVLSGCATLKGADQAFMNLVGPSTQSRVKGHYVDNTDVRQYYKLDPQRQSQQRLSYDGHAVPAAEARQQNLVDIPMLQVYLQGIVTRLSKGWPGELPTLQVKITDSRSFGPSADPYGTIFVPLGMMDNVGSEDEIAAMLGHEMSHVLLHHHDRMAAFQQQKEMFTTVASTVALATMAADTGVDRSSGTMKLFSKDPAGTQKTIGNTVLYTALANTFSDQVWSTAWGRTQEDQADLLGTDLMIRAGYAPRAATHSLERLSDFQGKQKPLLTGFLTARKNAMQDSLQQFNLNRFTKELDVLVKDGLTTSIAATTQYFNRSHMSTLDRDEELREYLQREYRQERRARVNTQSWPKVRDTPQVAKAIQGYKDAYFATDALEKKKVPEADAFLRRALSSPVKDQPGIRSVAYTVRLAQGKSAEALKELQSIKDWSLAGPATYDLMISYHLKRGDGEAALAMIDKAERHLGSEELFITDKLLANQQMKNAQQVQTVLRKCEQYPTRKANCQKLAPVKA, via the coding sequence GTGAAGGGATATCGATTGGCGGCCAGCCTTCTGGTCTGTGCGGTGCTCAGCGGGTGCGCCACCTTGAAGGGTGCCGATCAGGCGTTCATGAATCTGGTGGGGCCGTCGACTCAGTCTCGGGTCAAGGGCCATTACGTCGACAACACCGACGTGCGCCAATACTACAAGCTCGACCCGCAACGCCAGAGCCAGCAACGCTTGAGCTATGACGGCCACGCCGTACCCGCCGCCGAGGCGCGCCAGCAGAACCTGGTGGATATCCCGATGTTGCAGGTGTACTTGCAGGGCATCGTCACGCGCTTGTCCAAGGGCTGGCCGGGTGAGTTGCCCACGTTGCAGGTGAAGATCACCGACAGCCGCAGCTTCGGGCCGTCGGCGGATCCATACGGCACTATCTTCGTGCCGCTGGGCATGATGGATAACGTCGGCAGCGAAGACGAGATCGCCGCGATGCTCGGCCACGAGATGAGCCATGTGTTGCTGCATCACCATGACCGCATGGCTGCCTTCCAGCAGCAGAAAGAAATGTTCACCACGGTGGCTTCCACGGTGGCGCTGGCAACGATGGCCGCCGACACCGGTGTGGACCGCAGTTCCGGCACCATGAAGCTGTTCAGCAAGGACCCGGCGGGCACCCAGAAAACCATCGGCAACACGGTGTTGTACACCGCCTTGGCCAACACCTTTTCCGATCAGGTGTGGAGCACCGCTTGGGGCCGGACGCAGGAGGACCAGGCCGACTTGCTGGGCACCGACCTGATGATCCGCGCCGGTTATGCGCCGCGTGCAGCCACTCACAGCCTGGAGCGGCTCAGTGACTTTCAGGGTAAGCAGAAGCCGTTACTCACCGGTTTTCTCACCGCTCGCAAAAACGCCATGCAGGACTCGTTGCAGCAGTTCAATCTCAACCGTTTTACCAAGGAGCTGGACGTACTGGTCAAGGACGGCCTGACCACCAGCATTGCCGCCACCACCCAGTATTTCAACCGCTCGCATATGTCGACCCTGGACCGTGACGAGGAGCTGCGCGAGTACCTGCAACGGGAATACCGTCAGGAGCGCCGCGCCCGGGTCAACACTCAAAGCTGGCCGAAGGTGCGCGACACGCCTCAGGTGGCCAAGGCTATTCAGGGTTACAAGGATGCGTACTTCGCCACCGATGCCTTGGAGAAGAAGAAGGTGCCCGAGGCTGACGCGTTTCTGCGTCGCGCCCTGAGCTCTCCGGTCAAGGATCAACCGGGCATTCGCAGCGTCGCCTATACCGTGCGTCTGGCCCAGGGTAAAAGCGCGGAGGCGTTGAAGGAGTTGCAGTCGATCAAGGACTGGTCCTTGGCCGGGCCCGCGACCTACGACTTGATGATCAGTTATCACCTCAAACGCGGTGATGGCGAGGCCGCGCTGGCGATGATCGACAAGGCCGAGCGCCACCTGGGTTCGGAAGAACTGTTCATCACCGACAAGTTGCTGGCCAACCAGCAAATGAAAAATGCGCAGCAGGTGCAAACCGTGCTGCGCAAGTGCGAGCAATACCCCACGCGCAAGGCAAACTGCCAAAAGCTCGCACCGGTAAAAGCCTGA